From a region of the Helianthus annuus cultivar XRQ/B chromosome 5, HanXRQr2.0-SUNRISE, whole genome shotgun sequence genome:
- the LOC110941202 gene encoding V-type proton ATPase subunit B 2 codes for MGAEKNNASMEEGTLEIGMEYRTVSGVAGPLVILDKVKGPKYQEIVNIRLGDGTTRRGQVLEVDGEKAVVQVFEGTSGIDNKFTTVQFTGEVLKTPVSMDMLGRIFNGSGKPIDNGPPILPEAYLDISGSSINPSERTYPEEMIQTGISTIDVMNSIARGQKIPLFSAAGLPHNEIAAQICRQAGLVKRLEKTDNLLESGGEEDNFAIVFAAMGVNMETAQFFKRDFEENGSMERVTLFLNLANDPTIERIITPRIALTTAEYLAYECGKHVLVILTDMSSYADALREVSAAREEVPGRRGYPGYMYTDLATIYERAGRIEGRKGSITQIPILTMPNDDITHPTPDLTGYITEGQIYIDRQLHNRQIYPPINVLPSLSRLMKSAIGEGMTRRDHSDVSNQLYANYAIGKDVQAMKAVVGEEALSSEDLLYLEFLDKFERKFVAQGAYDTRNIFQSLDLAWTLLRIFPRELLHRIPAKTLDAFYSREATN; via the exons ATGGGTGCGGAGAAAAACAATGCCAGCATGGAGGAAGGAACACTTGAAATTGGAATGG AGTATAGAACTGTCTCTGGAGTTGCTGGGCCACTGGTCATTCTTGATAAAGTGAAG GGACCAAAGTATCAAGAGATTGTCAATATCCGTTTAGGAGACGGAACAACAAGACGTGGTCAGGTTTTGGAAGTTGATGGAGAGAAAGCTGTTGTCCAGGTCTTTGAAGGAACATCTGGAATTGACAATAAATTCACAACTGTGCAATTCACTGGGGAG GTCTTGAAAACTCCAGTTTCTATGGATATGCTGGGGCGCATATTCAATGGCTCTGGGAAGCCAATTGATAATGGCCCTCCGATTTTGCCCGAGGCTTATCTGGATATTTCTG GAAGTTCTATCAATCCTAGTGAGAGAACATACCCTGAAGAAATGATCCAGACTGGTATCTCCACAATCGATGTGATGAATTCAATTGCTAGAGGACAAAAGATTCCTTTATTTTCTGCTGCTGGTCTTCCCCACAATGAGATTGCTGCTCAGATCTGTCGTCAAGCTGGTTTGGTCAAGCGCTTGGAGAAAACCGATAACTTGCTTGAG AGTGGTGGAGAAGAGGACAACTTTGCAATTGTTTTTGCAGCTATGGGTGTGAACATGGAAACTGCACAGTTTTTCAAACGTGATTTCGAGGAAAATGGATCAATGGAGAGAGTGACACTTTTTCTAAACCTT GCGAATGACCCAACAATCGAACGTATTATCACTCCTCGTATTGCTTTGACCACAGCAGAATATTTAGCATATGAATGTGGGAAACACGTTCTTGTCATCCTAACCGACATGAGTTCTTATGCTGATGCTCTTCGTGAG GTGTCTGCTGCTAGAGAGGAAGTGCCAGGAAGGCGTGGGTATCCCGGTTATATGTATACTGATCTGGCAACAATCTACGAGCGTGCTGGAAGAATTGAAGGCCGAAAGGGCTCTATTACGCAGATTCCAATTTTGACTATGCCCAATGATG ATATCACACATCCCACTCCTGATCTTACGGGTTATATTACTGAAGGACAGATATATATCGACAGGCAGCTCCACAACAGACAG ATTTACCCTCCGATCAATGTGCTTCCATCACTATCTCGATTGATGAAG AGTGCTATTGGTGAGGGGATGACTCGCAGAGACCATTCTGATGTCTCCAATCAG CTATACGCAAATTATGCCATTGGTAAAGATGTCCAGGCCATGAAAGCAGTCGTGGGAGAAGAAGCTCTCTCTTCTGAGGATttg CTATACTTGGAATTTTTAGACAAGTTTGAGAGGAAGTTTGTGGCACAAGGAGCGTACGACACAAGGAACATCTTTCAGTCACTGGACTTGGCATGGACACTACTGAGGATCTTTCCGCGTGAGCTTCTTCACCGTATTCCAGCCAAAACCCTTGACGCCTTCTATAGCCGTGAGGCGACCAACTGA